The genome window AAAATGACCGAGAAAAATTTAGAAATTGATAATGCCGATCTAAAGAAGGTTGATAAAACGGATCTTAAGATCTTGAAATTACTGATGAAGGACGCTAACATGCCTTTCACCGAGATCGGTAAGGAAATTAGTGTATCGGGTGGGACGGTTCACGTCCGAATGAACAAATTAAAGCAGATGGGCATAGTTCGGGGCTCTCAACTGGTTATTGATCACGCCAAACTTGGCTGGGACATCAGTGCTTTTCTGGGGATTTATCTCGATAAGAGTTCACTCTATAGCGAAGTCTCCGAGCAACTGGAAAAGATTCCGGAAATTGTTAATGTCCATTACACGACAGGCATCTACAGTATTTTCGCTAAAATAGTCTGTCGCGATACGCAGCATCTGCGTGAGGTGCTGCACGACAAAATTCAGAAAGTTGCTGGTATTCAACGGACCGAAACGTTTATCTCGCTGGAAGAAAGCGTCAACCGGCCCATTCCCTTTGCCGAAGTCCGGGAGTGAATAGTCTGCCCGTCGCTGATGAGCGAATCCCCGGCTTTAGTGTCCGCCACCGACAATGATGAACCGTAAACGAATGTTTGTACGTTATAGGGGCTGACAATTTTTATTCCATGCAACCCACAATTCATGCCACTACGGTGGTCGGTATCCGGCATAATGGCCACGTCGCACTTGGTGCTGATGGCCAGGCTACAATGGGCAACACTGTTGCCAAAAGTAATGTTCGTAAAGTTCGCGTGCTGATGGGCGGCAAGGTGCTGGCCGGTTTCGCCGGTTCAACGGCCGATGCCTTTACGCTGATTGAGCGATTTGAAGAAAAACTGAATGCTTACGGCGGTAATTTAAAGCGAGCCGCTATTGAACTGGCGAAGGACTGGCGCACGGATCGTTACCTGCGTAAGCTGGAAGCCATGCTGATTGTGGCTTCCAAAGAGGACTTGCTGATGATTTCGGGCACGGGTGATGTGCTCGAACCCGACAACGATGTCGCGGCCATTGGGTCGGGGGGTGTTTATGCGCAGTCGGCGGCTATTGCCCTGAAAAAGCACGCTACGTCCCTGTCGGCGGAGGAAATGGTTCGCGAAAGCTTGCATATAGCCGCCGATGTCTGCATCTACACCAACCACAACCTGGTTGTTGAAACACTGTAACAAGTAGAAGTACTGGCTTATGGCTCGGCATGCTGACGGAAATAAGTTTGCCCATTCTTTAGTTATATTTGCGCAGTAGAGAACTCTCCGGCGTTTATGAAATTTCTTAACCAGTCAGCTCCGAAGATTATGAACCGACGCATTGCGTTAGGCTTCTTCGTGGCAATGGTTTTGATGGCTTCAGGGTTTACGCTGTCTTTTTACAGCTATAACCAATACGGAAACGATACGGAACGGGTCCGGCACACGTACGAGGCCGTTAGCTCGCTCGAAACGGTTCTGTCGCTGGTCAAAGACGTTGAAACGGGCTCACGAGGCTATATTCTGACAAACGATACCGCCTATCTGGCTCCTTATAAAGAAGCGCTGAGGCTCCTGCCTGCCGAACGTAAGCAACTGGATACGCTTATGAACGAAAATGCCCTACAGATTCAGCGGGTGGCAACACTGAACGAACTTGTCAAGGCAAAACTGGCGATTTCGCAGATGCGGGTAAAAAACCGGGCCAGTAACGTACCGGTGACGCTGAAGCTAAGCGACGAGGGTCGGATTCGAATGGAAGCGCTCCGGCGACACGTGGCCATCATGGTCGATACCGAACGGACGCTGATGGAAGCGCGAAACCGACAGGCAGGGCGATCGTTTCGGAACACACTTATTATTATTTTTGCGCTCTCGTTACTCACGTTTCTAGCCCTGGTTGTATCCTACCGATTGCTGGAGCAGGAACTGATCAGTCGACAGCGGAACGAAGACCAGCTCCGCGGGTACGAAGCCCGTTTAAGGGAGCAGATTCGACAACTGGAAGCCTCTAATGAGGAATTGGAGCGATTTGCGTTCGTGGCCAGCCATGATTTGCAGGAACCCCTTCGGAAAATCCAGTCGTTCGCTAATCTGATCACCGATCGGTATGGCAATCTGTTCGATGGCGATAGTTTGCTGTTTATGGACAAAATTGTTAATTCGGCGGGGCGAATGTCGAAGTTGATCAAGGATCTCCTGAATTTTTCCCGAATTTCGAATCATCAGGAAGCGTTCAAAAGTATACCCCTGAACACGATTATTCAGCGGATACTGGATGATCAGGAACTACGCATCAATGGATTGGACGTTCGGGTGGAAGTCGGTGATTTGCCCGTCATTCAGGCGATAGGGAGCCAGATGGATCACTTGTTTACGAACTTGATTTCTAACGCGCTGAAATTTACGCGGGCCGATGTGCAGCCATTACTTCGCATACAGGCAAAACCCGTAGACGGTTCGTCGTATCCCGAGTTAATCGCCGGCCGACCTTACTTCGAAATTAATGTAGAAGATAACGGTATCGGTTTTGACGAAAAATATTTAGAGCATATTTTTAAAGTTTTTCAACGCTTGCACGGTAAGAGTGAATTTGAAGGTACTGGCATCGGACTCGCCATTTGTAAGCGGGTTGCGGTTTCCCACCAGGGCCACATCACAGCCCGAAGCCAGCCGGGGTCAGGCACAACGTTTATTGTGGTCTTACCCGAAAGCCAATCACTACAAGACTATGACCGATCAAATCCAACAGAGAGCTATTCATATTCTGCTAGTTGACGATGATGAGGACGATCGTTACCTCACACGTGAAGCCTTCCATCAGCATTATCCGGCAAGTCGTATTTCGTTTGCCGAAGACGGCGAAGATCTGCTCGATTTTTTGAATTATCAGGGCCGTTACAGCAATTCGGGGCATACATTACCGGAGTTGATTTTGCTGGATCTGAACATGCCCCGTAAGGACGGGCGCGAAGCGTTGCGCGAGATAAAATCCAGCGAGCAGCTTCGTCATATTCCAATTGTAGTGTTGACAACCTCTGATGCCAAAGACGATATTGAAACCTCCTATTTCAATGGTGCCAACAGCTTCATTACCAAGCCGCCAACGTTCCAGCGGCTCAGCGAAGTGACGAAAGCCATTGGCCAGTATTGGTTCAATGTCGTTACGGTTTGTGATAACGAACTGGGAGAGTAGTTGTATAGACTACTTCCCAGGCAGACCCACCAGCCCGACAAATATTTTCTCTAGTTCAGCCGTAACCGCACGATTCTGGCCGGGGGTAAACTTATTGACAAGTACGCAGAAGCTCAGAAGCTCGCCATCTGCCGTTCTGAAGTAGCCAGCATACGCCCTGACCCCTTCGATTGAACCACTTTTTGCCCGGATTTTTCCCGCTGCAACAGTCCCTCGTGCCAGACTTCTGACGGTTCCCGTTTGTCCGACGATCGGAATGGTTTCGTAGAATTGTGGAAATGCCTTATCGCGACTCATCGCGCTCAGAATGCCCGTCATGTTATCGGCGGTAAGCGCTCCCACGGCTGACAGACCACTGCCGTCCCGAATGCGAAACCCATCTAAAGTCACCCCTTTGCTCTTCCAGAAGGTGGTGATCGCGTCAATACTGCTGCTGGTCGATCGAACGGTTTTGTTCAGCGCCAGCGCCGTGGTTCGGAGGAGGGCTTCTGCATAGAGATTGATACTCTGGAAATTCGTTTGCTGGACCAGTTCGACCAGCGTGGGCGAACGGTGTTGATTCAAAAGAGTTCGTTTGCCCAGGGCAGAAACGGTGTTTGGCAGCCCACCACCTACCGATAAGGGTGATCCAGTAACAACTATTTTATCTTGTTTTAATTTTTCCTGGAGCGCAAAAGCAGTAAAAAAAGCCGGATCGGGCATAGAGCCTTTCACGCTAAATTCATTCGCTGGTTCACCGATCGGCACCTTGCCTGTCAGCCATTGCTGGTTCATAAAAGGCGTGCCATAAATGTTGACATGATCACCCGTATTAGGCGCATCGGTTACGACCATGTTGCGAAACGTAAGGTAGGGGAGGACGGGATCGGTTCGTAAAACACTGGCTGGAACATTGACCGATTTGCCAGTTTTGAAAAAAACGCGGTACAGATTCTCATTAATAGTCAGTGCGCTCAGACTGGCTCCGTAGTAATTGCCCAGGTCACCAAACGGCCATGTATCGGGTGTTGTCAGGTCATCGTACAGGCTGGCATCACCGACAACGGCCCCTTCAATTCGACGAATGCCTGCGGCCTTAACGGCTGTAGACCAGTACGTAAGCAACGCGTTGAGGTCAAAGTAATTCGGAAATCGCCAGCTTCCCAGCGAAGGATCTCCTGAACCCCGGATATAAACGTTACCCGTTAAAACGCTGTCTTTAATCGTCCCATCATATTCCAGTGTTGTTGTGTACGTATAGTTGCTACCCAGCACGGATAGGGCTGTCGCTGTAGTGATAAGCTTGAGCGTCGACGCTGATGGCAGGCTCTGGTGGGCATTGAAACCAATAAGTTCGAGCCCATCACTGGCCCGCCGAACAGACAGGGCTACTGTACCAAATCGAGCGGCCGGTCCCGACTGAAAAGCTTCCACGCTGGCCAGCAACCGCTGGGTTGCCAGCGAATCGACGGCGGGTTGCCGGGTCGCCGGGGTGTTCCCCCGTGTATAAAAACAAACTGAATAAGTGATTAACGAAACGAATAAGAGCAAGCGGGGCATAAAGAGCATTCGGAGACGGTTAGGCGATTCGGGGTCTATTTCGTACTTTTGCAAACTTACATAATACGCACCACCTAGCTTGTGTTAAGTCCCACCCATTACGAGACATCAAACAAACGACATTGGTTTTTTTTAAGCTGTACGCATGAAATTATCGTTTATGGGGGCGGCCCGGCAGGTAACAGGCAGCATGTACCTGCTGGAACTGGAGGATGATTACCGCATCCTAATTGACTGTGGGTCGGATATGGAGCGGCCCAGCGCTAACGGTCAGGCCGGATCGCACGAGATCGCCCCAACTACTCCTCACCTGGGCTTTTTCCCGTTTGAGGCTTCAAGTATAAATTTAGTGTTGCTGACCCACGCCCATGTGGATCACTCCGGCAATCTGCCTAACCTATTCCGGGAGGGCTACGAAGGTCAGATTCTGTGTACGGAACCGACCTTTTCACTCACCAATGTGCTGCTGAAAGATGCCGCTTCGCTGAACCAAAAGCGGATAAACGAGCTGAATGCCAGTAAAAAACAGCGTGTACGGGATCGACAGGCGCAAATGCAGAAAGATCTTTTTCTGGATCGGCAGGTGCGTGAAACGATGGAGAGCGTGGTTCCAATTGCGTTTAACCGGAAATTTCGCGTGGCTGACGGCGTCGACGTTACGTTCTTTCCCGCTGGTCACTTACTCGGTGCGGCTCACATTGTGATCAATGTGATCGAGAACGGGGTGAAGAAAAGCATCTGTTTCTCCGGCGATATTGGTCGTAAAAACTACCCGTTGCTGGTTGACCCCGCGCCCGTTCCACAGGTCGATTACCTCATCTGCGAAAGCACGTACGGCAATCGGCTGCATGAGAACATGCAGTCGCCCGAAGACGCGCTGGCCGATGTTATCCAGCGGACCTGTATCGATATTCCGGGACGACTCATCATTCCTTCGTTTAGCGTTGGCCGAACGCAGGCGCTGCTATATACACTGAATCGACTCTATACCGAGCGTGATTTCCCGCCTATCCGGGTATTCTCGGATAGCCCAATGGCTTTCGAAAGCTCTAAAATCTATAATCAGCACATTAGTATGCTGAACAAAGAAGCCAGAGAGTTCTACAAAGAGAACGAAGCGTTGTTCGATTTCCAGAATTTCCAGTTTCTGGAATCGTCGAAAGCCAGTAAAGCCGTTTCAAATTATGGTGAACCCTGCATCATTATCTCGTCATCGGGTATGGTTCAGGGTGGTCGGGTTGAATACCACGTTGCCGAAAATATCAGCAATCCTTATTCAACAATCCTGATGATTGGCTACTGCGCCGAGGGAACCCTTGGCTGGCGGTTATTGAACGGTCAGCAAACGCTCAGCATCAAAGGAAAGGACCACCAGGTACTGGCCAGTATCGAAAAGATTGATGTGTTCAGCGGCCACGGTGACCGGAATGATCTGATCAATTTTGTCAGTATGCAGTCGCCCGAACTCCTTAAAAATATTTTTCTCGTCCACGGTGAATATGGTAGTATGGAAACGTTCAAAGCCACGCTGGCCGAAGAAGGGTATCCGCAGGTCATAATCCCGAAGAAAGGCGAAAGCTTTGACTTATAAATGATGACTGATGACGACTCAATGGACCCTAAACAAGCCGTTTGGCCGCCATCAGCCAACTCACTCATTCCATGAGAACATACCTCGATTTTGAAAAGCCCATTGCCGACCTCGAAGCGCG of Spirosoma agri contains these proteins:
- a CDS encoding MBL fold metallo-hydrolase RNA specificity domain-containing protein, giving the protein MKLSFMGAARQVTGSMYLLELEDDYRILIDCGSDMERPSANGQAGSHEIAPTTPHLGFFPFEASSINLVLLTHAHVDHSGNLPNLFREGYEGQILCTEPTFSLTNVLLKDAASLNQKRINELNASKKQRVRDRQAQMQKDLFLDRQVRETMESVVPIAFNRKFRVADGVDVTFFPAGHLLGAAHIVINVIENGVKKSICFSGDIGRKNYPLLVDPAPVPQVDYLICESTYGNRLHENMQSPEDALADVIQRTCIDIPGRLIIPSFSVGRTQALLYTLNRLYTERDFPPIRVFSDSPMAFESSKIYNQHISMLNKEAREFYKENEALFDFQNFQFLESSKASKAVSNYGEPCIIISSSGMVQGGRVEYHVAENISNPYSTILMIGYCAEGTLGWRLLNGQQTLSIKGKDHQVLASIEKIDVFSGHGDRNDLINFVSMQSPELLKNIFLVHGEYGSMETFKATLAEEGYPQVIIPKKGESFDL
- a CDS encoding sensor histidine kinase codes for the protein MKFLNQSAPKIMNRRIALGFFVAMVLMASGFTLSFYSYNQYGNDTERVRHTYEAVSSLETVLSLVKDVETGSRGYILTNDTAYLAPYKEALRLLPAERKQLDTLMNENALQIQRVATLNELVKAKLAISQMRVKNRASNVPVTLKLSDEGRIRMEALRRHVAIMVDTERTLMEARNRQAGRSFRNTLIIIFALSLLTFLALVVSYRLLEQELISRQRNEDQLRGYEARLREQIRQLEASNEELERFAFVASHDLQEPLRKIQSFANLITDRYGNLFDGDSLLFMDKIVNSAGRMSKLIKDLLNFSRISNHQEAFKSIPLNTIIQRILDDQELRINGLDVRVEVGDLPVIQAIGSQMDHLFTNLISNALKFTRADVQPLLRIQAKPVDGSSYPELIAGRPYFEINVEDNGIGFDEKYLEHIFKVFQRLHGKSEFEGTGIGLAICKRVAVSHQGHITARSQPGSGTTFIVVLPESQSLQDYDRSNPTESYSYSAS
- the dacB gene encoding D-alanyl-D-alanine carboxypeptidase/D-alanyl-D-alanine endopeptidase, which produces MPRLLLFVSLITYSVCFYTRGNTPATRQPAVDSLATQRLLASVEAFQSGPAARFGTVALSVRRASDGLELIGFNAHQSLPSASTLKLITTATALSVLGSNYTYTTTLEYDGTIKDSVLTGNVYIRGSGDPSLGSWRFPNYFDLNALLTYWSTAVKAAGIRRIEGAVVGDASLYDDLTTPDTWPFGDLGNYYGASLSALTINENLYRVFFKTGKSVNVPASVLRTDPVLPYLTFRNMVVTDAPNTGDHVNIYGTPFMNQQWLTGKVPIGEPANEFSVKGSMPDPAFFTAFALQEKLKQDKIVVTGSPLSVGGGLPNTVSALGKRTLLNQHRSPTLVELVQQTNFQSINLYAEALLRTTALALNKTVRSTSSSIDAITTFWKSKGVTLDGFRIRDGSGLSAVGALTADNMTGILSAMSRDKAFPQFYETIPIVGQTGTVRSLARGTVAAGKIRAKSGSIEGVRAYAGYFRTADGELLSFCVLVNKFTPGQNRAVTAELEKIFVGLVGLPGK
- a CDS encoding Lrp/AsnC ligand binding domain-containing protein, whose product is MTEKNLEIDNADLKKVDKTDLKILKLLMKDANMPFTEIGKEISVSGGTVHVRMNKLKQMGIVRGSQLVIDHAKLGWDISAFLGIYLDKSSLYSEVSEQLEKIPEIVNVHYTTGIYSIFAKIVCRDTQHLREVLHDKIQKVAGIQRTETFISLEESVNRPIPFAEVRE
- a CDS encoding response regulator codes for the protein MTDQIQQRAIHILLVDDDEDDRYLTREAFHQHYPASRISFAEDGEDLLDFLNYQGRYSNSGHTLPELILLDLNMPRKDGREALREIKSSEQLRHIPIVVLTTSDAKDDIETSYFNGANSFITKPPTFQRLSEVTKAIGQYWFNVVTVCDNELGE
- the hslV gene encoding ATP-dependent protease subunit HslV gives rise to the protein MQPTIHATTVVGIRHNGHVALGADGQATMGNTVAKSNVRKVRVLMGGKVLAGFAGSTADAFTLIERFEEKLNAYGGNLKRAAIELAKDWRTDRYLRKLEAMLIVASKEDLLMISGTGDVLEPDNDVAAIGSGGVYAQSAAIALKKHATSLSAEEMVRESLHIAADVCIYTNHNLVVETL